One segment of Primulina tabacum isolate GXHZ01 chromosome 14, ASM2559414v2, whole genome shotgun sequence DNA contains the following:
- the LOC142524745 gene encoding uncharacterized protein LOC142524745 isoform X1 yields the protein MEYLIARFPTRAKSKKWLQDEHNRTFVRSFHWILVVIEPYKEVIYLLDSMYHRIRDEDWKYVVEMALRLFNSNKGRKGRKNALWEVVKAPRQPDAKQCGYYVMRFMRQIIEEIATIERDSVRSIFTKSEYSREEIDEVRSELAECIQDHIYE from the exons ATGGAGTATTTGATCGCCAGATTTCCTACTAGGGCTAAGTCCAAGAAGTGGTTACAAGATGAGCATAATCGAACGTTTGTGCGTAGTTTTCATTGGATCCTCGTTGTCATTGAACCTTACAAGGAGGTTATTTATTTGTTGGATTCCATGTATCATCGCATTCGCGATGAGGACTGGAAATATGTAGTGGAAAT GGCCTTGAGATTGTTTAATTCAAACAAGGGAAGGAAAGGCAGGAAAAATGCTTTGTGGGAAGTGGTAAAG GCTCCTCGACAACCAGATGCAAAACAATGCGGTTATTATGTGATGAGATTTATGAGACAAATTATTGAAGAAATTGCAACTATCGAGAGAGATTCAGTACGATCAATA TTCACAAAATCGGAGTACTCTCGGGAAGAAATCGATGAGGTGCGTTCTGAGTTGGCAGAATGTATACAGGATCATATTTATGAGTAG
- the LOC142524745 gene encoding uncharacterized protein LOC142524745 isoform X2, whose translation MEYLIARFPTRAKSKKWLQDEHNRTFVRSFHWILVVIEPYKEVIYLLDSMYHRIRDEDWKYVVEMALRLFNSNKGRKGRKNALWEVVKAPRQPDAKQCGYYVMRFMRQIIEEIATIERDSFTKSEYSREEIDEVRSELAECIQDHIYE comes from the exons ATGGAGTATTTGATCGCCAGATTTCCTACTAGGGCTAAGTCCAAGAAGTGGTTACAAGATGAGCATAATCGAACGTTTGTGCGTAGTTTTCATTGGATCCTCGTTGTCATTGAACCTTACAAGGAGGTTATTTATTTGTTGGATTCCATGTATCATCGCATTCGCGATGAGGACTGGAAATATGTAGTGGAAAT GGCCTTGAGATTGTTTAATTCAAACAAGGGAAGGAAAGGCAGGAAAAATGCTTTGTGGGAAGTGGTAAAG GCTCCTCGACAACCAGATGCAAAACAATGCGGTTATTATGTGATGAGATTTATGAGACAAATTATTGAAGAAATTGCAACTATCGAGAGAGATTCA TTCACAAAATCGGAGTACTCTCGGGAAGAAATCGATGAGGTGCGTTCTGAGTTGGCAGAATGTATACAGGATCATATTTATGAGTAG